From a region of the Gossypium raimondii isolate GPD5lz chromosome 10, ASM2569854v1, whole genome shotgun sequence genome:
- the LOC105775959 gene encoding acid phosphatase 1 — MLLVHAIFYLLFHHPPNQPPIISIFVFGPSCLTMEGFMISEMAKRVRDILSMFVLAIFSKVIGTKPYSRRSAPAEPESEANECLSWRLAVEANNMPGWSTVPLHCLSHVETYMMGGQYEQDVNYIVEQIENYVSQVVLKGDGCDAWILDIDDTCISNLFYYKDKNYGCDPFDPGGFVAWVMKGECPAIPAVLGLFTKLVEGGFKVFLLTGRDQQTLAPATIANLHNQGYIGYHRVIFRNQSFKGKSAVVFKSEVRKQLVEEGYRIWGNVGDQWTDLQGECLGNRTFKIPNPMYCVP, encoded by the exons ATGCTTCTTGTTCACGccatattttatctattatttcaTCACCCACCAAACCAACCCCCCATCATCTCCATCTTTGTCTTCGGACCTTCATGTCTCACAATG GAAGGGTTTATGATTTCAGAAATGGCGAAGCGGGTGCGAGACATATTATCCATGTTTGTCTTAGCAATATTCTCCAAGGTAATTGGCACAAAGCCGTACTCAAGAAGGAGCGCACCAGCTGAGCCTGAGAGTGAGGCTAACGAGTGCTTGAGCTGGCGTTTGGCGGTGGAAGCTAACAATATGCCGGGATGGAGCACCGTTCCACTTCATTGCCTTAGCCATGTTGAAACTTACATGATGGGTGGACAATACGAGCAGGACGTTAACTACATCGTGGAACAAATAGAGAATTACGTTAGCCAAGTAGTTTTGAAAGGCGATGGCTGCGATGCCTGGATCCTGGATATTGATGACACCTGCATCTCAAATCTCTTTTACTACAAGGATAAGAATTACGG GTGTGACCCTTTTGATCCTGGGGGTTTCGTGGCATGGGTAATGAAGGGAGAGTGTCCAGCGATTCCTGCAGTACTTGGATTGTTTACCAAGCTGGTGGAGGGTGGATTTAAGGTGTTCCTGCTTACCGGGAGAGACCAACAGACTTTAGCCCCTGCCACCATTGCTAATTTGCATAACCAAGGATATATCGGCTATCATAGGGTGATTTTTAG GAACCAATCATTCAAAGGGAAAAGTGCAGTGGTGTTCAAGTCAGAAGTTCGAAAGCAATTAGTGGAAGAAGGGTATAGGATATGGGGGAATGTTGGGGACCAATGGACCGATTTGCAAGGGGAATGCTTGGGCAACCGCACTTTCAAA